In a single window of the Papaver somniferum cultivar HN1 chromosome 8, ASM357369v1, whole genome shotgun sequence genome:
- the LOC113301691 gene encoding AAA-ATPase At3g28580-like yields the protein MSSMGDIWMGMGTLMGGVMFVYTMIQQFVPRRVADYLLVYVYRITAYANPYMEISFDEFVSGDRYVKLSEAYTAVEAYLAPKSKKLAKRLKAQLVEGNKDLALSMADHEEIFDNFGGVKIWWYLGKTTHESKSFSVYPSATEKRHLKLQFHRRYRETVTKSYLNHVIQVGKESMIENRHIRLYSNNPNRGYYQWSKSLWSHVEFEHPVTFHHIAMDSEKKQEIIDDLETFRMGKDYYLQIGKPWKRGYLLFGPPGTGKSSMIAAMAKLLNYDIYDLELTAVKDNSELRNLLHDTSNKSITVIEDVDCSLNLTGKRKKKKKKDDKDEKDPVKEKEDEEEEEEKSDSKVTLSGLLNVIDGLWSACGKERIIVFTTNYVEKLDPALIRSGRMDKHIEMSYCCYEGFKVFAKNYLNLDSHELFDTIRRLIEEVKVSPADVAENLMPKTIKRDSQLCLQNLIKALEKIKVDEKLKAEEEVANKLKAEEEAVKLKAEEEAKKLKAEEEAIKLKAEEEAKKKDNDGTVDLPSVL from the coding sequence ATGTCAAGTATGGGGGATATTTGGATGGGAATGGGGACACTCATGGGAGGTGTAATGTTTGTTTACACAATGATTCAACAATTTGTTCCGAGGCGTGTTGCTGATTATTTATTGGTGTACGTATACCGGATTACAGCATATGCGAATCCTTACATGGAGATAAGCTTCGATGAATTCGTTAGTGGCGACCGGTACGTTAAGCTAAGCGAAGCTTACACTGCAGTTGAAGCTTATCTTGCTCCTAAAAGCAAGAAACTTGCAAAACGACTTAAAGCTCAATTAGTGGAAGGGAATAAGGACCTTGCACTTAGCATGGCTGATCACGAAGaaatatttgataattttggaGGGGTAAAAATCTGGTGGTACTTGGGAAAGACTACCCATGAAAGCAAGTCTTTCTCAGTCTATCCTTCCGCAACTGAGAAACGGCACTTGAAACTCCAATTTCATCGCCGCTACCGCGAAACAGTTACCAAGTCTTATCTAAATCATGTCATCCAGGTGGGAAAGGAAAGCATGATCGAAAACAGGCACATAAGGCTCTATTCTAACAATCCAAACCGAGGGTATTATCAATGGAGCAAGTCATTGTGGAGTCATGTAGAGTTTGAACACCCAGTGACATTCCATCACATAGCCATGGACTCAGAAAAGAAGCAGGAGATTATTGATGATCTTGAAACTTTTCGTATGGGAAAAGACTACTATTTACAAATTGGGAAACCGTGGAAACGTGGGTATCTCTTATTTGGCCCTCCGGGGACTGGTAAGTCTAGTATGATTGCTGCCATGGCAAAACTTTTGAATTATGATATATATGATCTTGAACTAACTGCGGTGAAGGACAATAGCGAGCTTCGTAATCTCTTACATGATACATCAAATAAGTCTATTACTGTAATAGAGGACGTCGATTGTTCACTCAACCTTACCGGCAAacgtaagaagaagaagaagaaagatgataAAGATGAGAAAGATCCAGTCAAGgaaaaggaagacgaggaagaagaagaagaaaagagcgaCAGCAAGGTTACACTATCAGGGCTTCTAAACGTCATAGACGGGTTATGGTCAGCTTGTGGCAAAGAAAGAATCATTGTATTTACAACTAACTACGTTGAGAAACTAGACCCAGCTCTAATTCGAAGTGGTAGGATGGATAAACACATTGAAATGTCAtattgctgttacgaaggattcaAAGTGTTTGCGAAAAACTACTTGAACCTTGATTCACATGAATTATTTGACACCATAAGACGTTTGATCGAGGAGGTCAAAGTTTCTCCAGCCGATGTTGCGGAGAATTTGATGCCTAAAACCATCAAAAGAGATTCTCAACTTTGCTTGCAAAATTTGATAAAGGCTCTTGAGAAAATTAAAGTAGATGAAAAGTTGAAAGCTGAGGAAGAAGTAGCAAACAAGTTGAAAGCCGAGGAAGAAGCGGTGAAGTTGAAAGCTGAAGAAGAAGCAAAAAAGTTGAAAGCGGAGGAAGAAGCAATTAAGTTGAAAGCTGAGGAAGAAGCAAAGAAGAAGGACAATGATGGTACTGTTGACTTACCAAGTGTTTTGTGA